The window TTTGCATTGTAAGTAGTCCACGTTTGTGTAAAATGAATCCAAGATTTTATTTCCCCACCATACACCACAAATTTATACTGTCAGTAAATgtcacatactgtatgtttacCTTTCAAAGTAGACAGAATATGTATTGAATAAATAGAGAAAAGAGATCAAAAGCCAAGAAACCAGATTAAATCATTGCTTCTGCAGTGTGGCAATTAGATCAgctgatttaatgtcaaatgAGGGCTTATAAAAAAAAGGTTCCTCGTTACCAAAGTATTGGACAATACCCCAAAAACTTTACTTATTGCAATAGTTCCAGATTTGTTTTCCTAAACTTCTGAATAGCTGTGTTTTTATGGTAAGTGTACACAAAACTTTAGTCAATATTCtcctaatgtaaaaaaaatcaataacacAATTCTGTAATTTAGATGCTTCCTTTAAATAACaagtgcaattaaaatcacacgtgaataggTTTGTTCTAGTGATAAGTTGTTCaaaaaccacttcctgttgtcttcttcgtcttttccgccagtagtaacaaccggttgttgatcacatgacttgattgatgtgaaaaaagtgtttccatcgcatttttcttttcttttttttgcaaaatacacaaatttagATGCAGCCGAAAATCTCATTCTTAcccaaaaaaacttttaataaaaaatcctctttttttttatttggcatgTTTGGTATTTCCAATTTGCGCTATTACATTGTCAGTGGAAACACATTGTAAGCTGCATATTGTTGGGGTGTGGCACTTTCACACTGTCAGcggtggagaaaaaaaaaaactgcgcTGCCCTGACTGTGGAGTTAATCTCTGCCTTCTTGAACAGAGTTGCACCTGTTTGGCGCTTTGGGTCACGTAAATCACTCAGCTCTGTTACGTCAGGCTACTGGAGCCAGAAGCATTACCCACAATGCATCAGCTTAAAGTGTGGGAATTTGGTTAGTTTGGAATTTTAATCGCggacataaaaacaattaacagaGCATCACAGCGATGTAACTCTGATTACTAGGACCCTGTTTGGCTCTTATATTCAGAAAGTAAGGtgtttctgtaatttttctCCCAGGCTTCTCAGTGTGGTCCTGTTCAATGTGCGCTCTTTTTCAGGTGATTTCATCTTTCAGCCATGACCTTGCTCTCATACAGCTGTTCTGTCCCACCTGCTGCTCCAGCTGAGGCCAGCCGTCCTCCGACTGGAACTGGGACCTGATCCGCAGTGCGGTTCCCAGAGACGGGAAGCAGCAGCTGTCCGACTGACCTCTGCTTTTCCGGCGTAGCTAGAGGTCAGGAATTATATTCCCTGCTATGTGGGTGAAGAATAAGAAAGTGTCTTTTCAGAAGactatgaagattttttttaaataattcagaataATCTGAAATGGGATAGAATTTGATTATTAAATACATTCTTTTTTCCATTCTCCCCCCGCCACGCAATAAGGGACTTTTCAATAATTGTCTTTCCCCTGGACGTTTTCTACGTTTAACTTCTAcaaattttttccatttctgctgATCGgagttggggggaaaaaagtgagtGGATACATGAACGTGGTGGGTCTGACCCAGAAAAGCAGCGAGAGCTAAAGCAACTTAAGTGGACGCAGAAAAAGCTGCCGAACTAACCCGATGTGTTCATCACACAAACTTCGACCTCTGGAGCAGATTACGGCCGGAGAAGAAACATTTAGTTGTATGAAAAGAAACTACGGCACCCATTATGTTTCATGTTTCTtctaataagcaaattatttctaatttcttAAAAGTTTGAGTGATAAGTGACTAAAACTATATGATTATGGTAGAAGTAAAGAGAGatgtacagctctggaaaaaaataagaatccactgcactgaaccccattgaaaacctcctggttattccaccaaatattgatttctgaactcttcctgagttaaaacattaatattgttgtttctaaatgaatatgaacttgttttctttgcattagttgaggtctgaaagcactgcatcttttttgctattttgaccatttctcattttctgcagataaaaacaaaatccttgcttggaatttcagagacgtgttgtcagtagttcatagaataaaagaacaatgttcattttactcaaacacatacctataaaaagtaaaatcagagaaacgaCGTCATCCCTGCCGAACACCATCGGCCTACAGGCTCTTTTACGGCACCAGCGAGTCATTTCCAAGTAACAAAACGTGAGATGGGAACTTCAGGGCAGACTGCCATGGAAAAAAACCCCTGTAAACTAATTGGCGCTGTGAGTAGACCTGGTCCACTGGTCTGGCAACAAATCCCACTTCTTCCCTGCGTGCGATTGCACCATGCTCAAATGCCAAGTCGTCAGAAAATGTCAACAAGACCACAAACTGTGAGCAAGCAGTACCTCTCTCAGGACACGTACCGGGCCTTGAACATCTCATCCGTCTGGTGAAAATACCAAACTGTTAAACAAGACGGACTTAAAACAGTTTTCGAAAGACTCCTTGTTTAAATCGTTGCTTCTCCCAAACCTTTTGGTTCAAGTGAGATTTGAGAACCTGgttactcattttgttttttgtttgtttccaaaaGTCGGGACGGGCAAGAACCTGTCCAAGTCTGTGgcaatacatttttacaagcgTACATTTTGGGTAATGAGCGCTCAGCTGACTCAACGGCAGAGTTAACGGTGATTGTGGTCAGATGGCGCGCCGCTTCCATCTTTGTTTTCGTCTTTACAGCGATTGACTGCAACAACAAGTCAGTCCAATTATCCAGTAAGCAGCACTTATGCTCATCTGAGCTCGTCCTTAGAAATGTGAAAGCAGAGAGAGGGAACAATATGTACACTCACGCAAACCGTACGATAAATCTCGACAGTCACGCACGCCGTTATCTCCAGTGGCGCATCACTGGATATATGATTTCCATTCAGTCCCCTTTTACTCCGATACCCTTAGATAAAATTCAGCTGAACCAGAATATTCGTAATTCAATAAACTGCAAGCCACGTTTGTCCTATTAAAAGGTTTGAGAATAACCTTTGAGCATGTGTGAAACatacttttgtattttaaaaaaaatatttttttttaatagtcagatgtaatattgtcattttaaatgccatgtctacatttaaaatttcCGCTTACATTAGCTGTAGGTGGAAATTAATCATAACCAACAGAAATGAAGACTTACAAACGTCCATCTGCTAATAAATAATCTATATACTGTTTCTCTTACTGTTCACATTCCTGGATTATAttgacttttcagcaacatgCTAAGGTATTTAATTGGTCTGTAATGTCAGTATTAGAAAtctcccaaaacaaaacacctgaCAAACTTTGgtagaagaaaacaaatctgcGTAAAGACATATTTTCAGCACATCAAGCAGACCATGATCGATGGTTGATTGGCTCACTTTTATCCAAACTTTCTAAAGCTGTTTTTGAGTCGCACACTCTTACTAGATGTAGGTTTCATCGGTCACGAGTAAGTCGATGGAAGTTGATGCAATTTTGTCTGAAGAGAAGTCATTTGCTCAAATTTCTCAGGAATTCTGACGGTGGTTTCCTCTTAATCACTTGTTGTCCATATAAGCCCTCTTGCAACAGCGACGGCTCCATTTTCCAGCCGCTCCACGCCCCGTTTGTTTTCCGTTTTTCATTTCTTCCTGACTGCCTGGAAGACGGGACAGGGTAGACTCGTCCTCGTCAGTGGCGCCATGTACCTCCTGCTGGTTCTTCTGCTGCTCACTCCAGTCCAagtaagagtttttttttcttctttattttattcataaagctCACtctttcctccatgtttctgtttttttgtgcgtttcgacttttttccccacagtaaAGTAGACCTTTTCAGGCTCTCCGGGTTGCATGAAGCAGCAGTACGAGTTTCTGCAGGATTATTTATTCAACCtgatttcacacattttgtcagatatttacagtttttatgagattacaatcacaaactgtACTTTGGAGCAGATACAAAAGTCTGACCTCTGGGGTTGCAAGTGGCCCTTAAGGCCCTTCATAGTGGCTCTCAATAACTTTGGCCAAAAACAAATTgactaatgttttatttaataataaggtgattaaaagagctagtttgaccagtctttgtgttttctctacATAGACGTTTTGCAACAGAATTATACCAGAGGAGTAATAAACATTTGTCTTGTTCTCTCGTTTGTTTAGTTCCGTAATGATGctgcattttacatttattttgagagAATGAATTTGTTCCCTTTTTCCctaaaagtaaacttttttcttcttctctagAACCTGAAATAGAAATAAGACTTGACTTAGTCAGAACACATGCTACTTCATTTTTACAGCAGGCATCTGGAAAACAGTGAAGAGAATCCAGAGCACGACGCCTCTGAGAACCGCAGTCTTAGAAGAGaaagcccacagcatcacagattaGCTACTGCTTTAcagtatttatcttttattgcaTGGCGAACCCAGTGGGAGGGTTCGTTGCCAAAAAAGCTTCATCTTAAGTCTCATTTGATCAAAAACCTTCCATTTAAAGTCCCAGTAATGCTTCACAAACTTTATGCTTCTGCTAATAGAACAGAaggtgttattattattttaacatgcttcCCCCCTAGtgaatgaaatattaaatctcCCCCAGTGACACTGGGTCTCCAAAATGGTGTTTAGGGTTTTCTACTTTCATGCATGatagtattttttctttctgcagcgTTTAGGTGAAACGTGTAAAACCACCGCGGCTGGACTGTATTCCTCATGCAATGACATCTGGTTTTTACTATTATCGTGAACGCAGCTGTTACACACATCTGGTTAAGGTTCTCTTGCGTCAGATTTAAGCACGACTTCCTAAATAGTCAGGAACACAGTGCAACTACTCATAAGAAGTAAAGGAGAGCAGCAATTACAGGAAGAAATTATGATTTGATTCTAAGCCATGTTCTGGttaagcaaacagaaaaatctaagtACCTTTAATTATCAGATAGCTAAGGATGTCCCTGAATGAACACTTAATCACATATTATTCCAATTTTATAGTAATTTCTGGTAGAGttgaagtaattttttaatataacaaacatgtttctttgactggactttattttaactttttggaGTAAAGAATGACAATTTGACATgcatattgtaaataaaaacagatgcatAATATGGAAGAGTTTAAAACCActgaaaaataatgtaataattcttttttttttatgtggtttcTTCTGGATATAACCAATATGTATTCACAATCAATGCTCTTTTTACAGAAAGGTGTTAGTTTTTGAGAGAGCGGCCTTGTTTGATTCcctcacaaaaacaaacttactgcttgatttaaaaaaagacttcaaaTCCAAATCTGCTGCggggtgtgaataattttgagccCAACTGGACTCAgcaacatttcatatttttctgttgaGCGTCGTTATTCCACCACCACTAGAGGGAGCTGTGCGACTGCTAGACACGATTCCCCAAACTCCATTTGCTGCACATTTGCTTTGTACTTGTGGCCTAATCGGCGCAGAAATGAAAAGCGACCACACACGCGTATTGCTCTGCAAAATGGTCtatatttgcttatttatttatatgttttgtttctatttagaTGCTCAATCTTCCAGGGAAGGAAAGGCCAACGGGTAGGAACGACACACTAATTTATTCTTGTTGATATAACTGCGTATTTTTCTTACTATAATTTACTACCCAGCgtttatagttttttatttttattttattttttgcttgtactgtatatattttatgcCTTCTGTAAGAGATCTACCGTTTTAATTTGTCTTAAGTATATCTGTTCTGTTCTATATTTGGTCCAAAGTGTctccaaactttttatttatttatttatttatttatttatttatttatttatttatttttatgaagcaATGGGATTCAGGGAGGTGCTAGACAAGAGCTTTTGTCGACCGATCGAGCAGCATGTGAACGTGGAGACGGAGTTCCCTGGCGGCGTGGAGGATTTCTACATACCTCATTGCGTCTCACTGTTCCGCTGCTCGGGCTGCTGCATTGATGAGACTCGGGAGTGCTACCCTGTCGTTGAACGCAACATCACCTTGGAGGTGAGGAGCGACCACGGGCGCTTTCAAACGCAGTCGGTTGCACGAAACGACGTTCACTTCCCTGCCCTCCCCTCCTGTCTGCAGGTGAGTCGGTCGAATCAGGTCGTCAACCTCACGTTTGTGGAGCATCAGGAGTGTGGAGTGAGGTAGACTAATGTCAGACACGCCTGGTTCAGTTCAGCTGCTACAAAACTGGAATATTAAAGTTGTTCTCCCTTTTAGGCTGAAAGAGTATCGGAATAACACAAGGTCAGTAAATGAAAGGTTTTATCTTTTGGGATTTGAACTTATCTATGACTTTGTAATAATTTTGTTCCTCCTCCACAGCAAGGAGGACTCTCTCAGGGACAGACCTCGAAGGAGGAAGCACAGGAGGAGAAGATGTGAAAAGTAAGACTGATCCAACTCCTTTTTCACGGTCTGTGTCGTCGTTTTTGTCTTGACTCGGCCTGATCGTCGTGAACAAAGCGTCCAAGACATTAAAAGTCATCACATATTATTATCTGCCTTGTTGCTCATCACTTTTAGAGGACCTTTAATCCAAAGCCATTTCCGGAAGGTCGCAGAAACTTTGACAGATTAAACCGAGGATAAACGTTCTACAGATTTAAAGTaggaaaaagaaatcatttaatttgtCACCGGAAATATTGTTTGGAGCAGATCACGAGATACTCCAAGGTGACTGTTCGTAGCGTGACTGCAGAGTCTTTAAGGAGAAACTTGACTTTCGAACAATCTCCTTTTTGTTAAGCAATCAAACAAGCTTCCCGGTGGTTCTGTAAAGTAATGATTTCCATTTAGGGAGATTCtcaggaagaaaaactgaataacTCCACAAGATCAGCAGCTACTAAAATAGACTATGTGTGGTACAGGTATAAATGACGGTCAAACATATGAGAAGACTCCGACTAATATTTGGGAACACGCCTTTTTTGTAAGCTGCACAGAAACCACATGTTGCCATCAATAAGCTTGACAGAATGGTGTCAATATATGGTCAAATATCTGGTTGGACATTTGACCATTCTATGAAATAAGTTAGTTTTTCTGGCAACTTGACTTTAAGGTGCAGTCCGTGTATTTTGACCAGACCATTCCATTTCCAGTTCTGACACCATGGTAATATCCACATTTCAACTGACTGGAGAAATTGGAGATAGTTCCAGCTTTTTTTGATGACTTCCCTCCTCTTTGTGCATTTCACCGGAACCACTGGGTCAGGGCAGAGCTGCCCCACTTGCGGGTCACTGCAGATTTTCGTCAAGTCTGTTGGAACAGAATGTGGCGAGGGCAGAACAGAGGAAGTATTTTCAGCCATAAACTCAATAGGATCTACTTTATAAAGAAAACGAGTCAGTAACACACAGAATCTAATAGCTAAAACTTATATACCAGTCATCCTTTTAACAATACTGTATGTTGCAGACGCTCAGATCCTCAACTCGCCACGCGAACTGTGAGCCATCTGGCAAACGGTTTAGAAGCCGTGTAGATTTCAAACTTAATTGGTCCCTACATCagtcagattttaaataaagtaggCATGTGGTGTTTTGTCATGCTGCCGATACTCTGGTCTGATTTCTTGGTTTGTTTACTTAGGATGTATGCGAGAATGTGCGATATTTTATTGAGCAAtatgtgtttttgattttaccGTGTGCGGTGTATTTTAACGGCTTTGTTTAGCTTATGATGTCCGAGTTAAATTTTCCCTTGGGGACAATAAAGTCCATGCAACTTTTACTTTACCCAACTTCATGTTGTATTAAGTTCTTTATCTTGATTAGATAGCAGACTTTTTTCAGGTATTTTAGCGGTCTCTTCCAGTGCTAAGTAATATCTGCATCTGTGGTGTCACTAtcagcaattttctttttggggaaacgagagagagagagagacagttTGAGGAATCTGGGTCAACAGCTTGCAGCACTGCCTGCAGGGCATCACCAGCTCCGCTGCTTCACAAAAGGAGAATGCAGCAGTAGgaacacacacattttccaaATCACTTCACCTAGAAGCAGGTTATTTTGGGCTTGGGGTCACCGGCAGGGTACCGCTGAATTCAACAGTACGTTTGGTTTCCCTGGAAACATATAGATGTGTTGTTTCATCACTCATACGTGTCAGAGCGATCATTTCGctacatttaaatgtgattttgacccATTATCTCCTTACCGACTCTCCgaaacatcaacaaaaagtcCCTTGCAAACATATTCACCGACCTTTTAACCTTTTCGCATGTTGTCACGACAACGCCAAACTTCAGCGCAAGACTGTGTGTGATAGATGAGCACAAGGGATTTATCGACAGTGAGGCAGAAGggttttgatgttttctgtcaatctgaaaagtgtggcctggaTTCAGATTCGTACCCCACTCGGAGCAGCCTGTTGCATGTCTAGAGAATCACATTTCTGCCTGTTCTTCTCTGCAAAATAACAACG is drawn from Xiphophorus hellerii strain 12219 chromosome 15, Xiphophorus_hellerii-4.1, whole genome shotgun sequence and contains these coding sequences:
- the LOC116733613 gene encoding vascular endothelial growth factor A-like, with translation MYLLLVLLLLTPVQMLNLPGKERPTAMGFREVLDKSFCRPIEQHVNVETEFPGGVEDFYIPHCVSLFRCSGCCIDETRECYPVVERNITLEVSRSNQVVNLTFVEHQECGVRLKEYRNNTSKEDSLRDRPRRRKHRRRRCEKCQFSR